The following are from one region of the Cinclus cinclus chromosome 7, bCinCin1.1, whole genome shotgun sequence genome:
- the KCNIP2 gene encoding Kv channel-interacting protein 2 isoform X1 — protein MRSKGRKESLSDSRDLDGSYDQLTGNPPVQTKKALKQRFLKLLPCCRPKSIPSLSESKCFFLPLCVFVPAVLLPALPTLSSPGFLADSVEDEFELSTVCHRPEGLEQLQQQTKFTRKELQVLYRGFKNECPSGIVNEENFKQIYSQFFPQGDSSTYATFLFNAFDTDHDGSVSFEDFVSGLSTILRGTIDDRLNWAFNLYDLNKDGCITREEMLDIMKSIYDMMGKYTYPAMREEAPREHVENFFQKMDRNKDGVVTIEEFLESCQKDENIMRSMQLFDSVI, from the exons GCAACCCGCCAGTCCAAACTAAAAAAGCGCTGAAGCAGCGATTCCTCAaactgctgccctgctgccgGCCCAAATCCATCCCCTCGCTCAGTGAAAGCAAGTGCTTCTTCTTgcctttgtgtgtgtttgtcccGGcggtgctgctgcctgctctcc CCACCCTCTCTTCCCCTGGGTTCCTTGCAGACAGTGTTGAGGATGAGTTTGAGCTCTCCACCGTCTGCCACCGCcccgaggggctggagcagctccagcagcagaccAAGTTCACTCGCAAAGAGCTGCAGGTCCTGTACCGAGGCTTCAAAAAT GAGTGCCCAAGCGGCATTGTCAATGAAGAAAACTTCAAGCAGATCTATTCACAGTTCTTCCCTCAAGGAG ATTCCAGCACCTATGCCACCTTCCTCTTCAATGCCTTTGACACCGACCATGATGGCTCTGTCAGCTTTGAG GACTTTGTGTCTGGGCTGTCCACCATCCTGCGGGGCACCATTGATGATCGCCTGAACTGGGCCTTCAACCTCTATGACCTGAACAAAGATGGCTGCATCACCAGAGAG GAAATGCTGGACATCATGAAGTCCATCTACGACATGATGGGCAAATACACCTACCCGGCCATGCGGGAGGAAGCACCACGAGAGCACGTGGAGAACTTCTTCCAG AAAATGGACCGGAATAAGGACGGTGTGGTGACAATTGAGGAGTTCCTGGAGTCCTGCCAGAAG GATGAGAACATCATGCGATCCATGCAGCTCTTCGACAGCGTGATTTAG
- the KCNIP2 gene encoding Kv channel-interacting protein 2 isoform X4: MRSKGRKESLSDSRDLDGSYDQLTGNPPVQTKKALKQRFLKLLPCCRPKSIPSLSESNVASATLSSPGFLADSVEDEFELSTVCHRPEGLEQLQQQTKFTRKELQVLYRGFKNECPSGIVNEENFKQIYSQFFPQGDSSTYATFLFNAFDTDHDGSVSFEDFVSGLSTILRGTIDDRLNWAFNLYDLNKDGCITREEMLDIMKSIYDMMGKYTYPAMREEAPREHVENFFQKMDRNKDGVVTIEEFLESCQKDENIMRSMQLFDSVI; this comes from the exons GCAACCCGCCAGTCCAAACTAAAAAAGCGCTGAAGCAGCGATTCCTCAaactgctgccctgctgccgGCCCAAATCCATCCCCTCGCTCAGTGAAAGCAA TGTGGCTTCAGCCACCCTCTCTTCCCCTGGGTTCCTTGCAGACAGTGTTGAGGATGAGTTTGAGCTCTCCACCGTCTGCCACCGCcccgaggggctggagcagctccagcagcagaccAAGTTCACTCGCAAAGAGCTGCAGGTCCTGTACCGAGGCTTCAAAAAT GAGTGCCCAAGCGGCATTGTCAATGAAGAAAACTTCAAGCAGATCTATTCACAGTTCTTCCCTCAAGGAG ATTCCAGCACCTATGCCACCTTCCTCTTCAATGCCTTTGACACCGACCATGATGGCTCTGTCAGCTTTGAG GACTTTGTGTCTGGGCTGTCCACCATCCTGCGGGGCACCATTGATGATCGCCTGAACTGGGCCTTCAACCTCTATGACCTGAACAAAGATGGCTGCATCACCAGAGAG GAAATGCTGGACATCATGAAGTCCATCTACGACATGATGGGCAAATACACCTACCCGGCCATGCGGGAGGAAGCACCACGAGAGCACGTGGAGAACTTCTTCCAG AAAATGGACCGGAATAAGGACGGTGTGGTGACAATTGAGGAGTTCCTGGAGTCCTGCCAGAAG GATGAGAACATCATGCGATCCATGCAGCTCTTCGACAGCGTGATTTAG
- the KCNIP2 gene encoding Kv channel-interacting protein 2 isoform X8: MRSKGRKESLSDSRDLDGSYDQLTGNPPVQTKKALKQRFLKLLPCCRPKSIPSLSENSVEDEFELSTVCHRPEGLEQLQQQTKFTRKELQVLYRGFKNECPSGIVNEENFKQIYSQFFPQGDSSTYATFLFNAFDTDHDGSVSFEDFVSGLSTILRGTIDDRLNWAFNLYDLNKDGCITREEMLDIMKSIYDMMGKYTYPAMREEAPREHVENFFQKMDRNKDGVVTIEEFLESCQKDENIMRSMQLFDSVI, translated from the exons GCAACCCGCCAGTCCAAACTAAAAAAGCGCTGAAGCAGCGATTCCTCAaactgctgccctgctgccgGCCCAAATCCATCCCCTCGCTCAGTGAAA ACAGTGTTGAGGATGAGTTTGAGCTCTCCACCGTCTGCCACCGCcccgaggggctggagcagctccagcagcagaccAAGTTCACTCGCAAAGAGCTGCAGGTCCTGTACCGAGGCTTCAAAAAT GAGTGCCCAAGCGGCATTGTCAATGAAGAAAACTTCAAGCAGATCTATTCACAGTTCTTCCCTCAAGGAG ATTCCAGCACCTATGCCACCTTCCTCTTCAATGCCTTTGACACCGACCATGATGGCTCTGTCAGCTTTGAG GACTTTGTGTCTGGGCTGTCCACCATCCTGCGGGGCACCATTGATGATCGCCTGAACTGGGCCTTCAACCTCTATGACCTGAACAAAGATGGCTGCATCACCAGAGAG GAAATGCTGGACATCATGAAGTCCATCTACGACATGATGGGCAAATACACCTACCCGGCCATGCGGGAGGAAGCACCACGAGAGCACGTGGAGAACTTCTTCCAG AAAATGGACCGGAATAAGGACGGTGTGGTGACAATTGAGGAGTTCCTGGAGTCCTGCCAGAAG GATGAGAACATCATGCGATCCATGCAGCTCTTCGACAGCGTGATTTAG
- the KCNIP2 gene encoding Kv channel-interacting protein 2 isoform X3 — MEAAEASWDLQGLQTVGIILLLCSSLKILHALGIIDLTRGGNPPVQTKKALKQRFLKLLPCCRPKSIPSLSENSVEDEFELSTVCHRPEGLEQLQQQTKFTRKELQVLYRGFKNECPSGIVNEENFKQIYSQFFPQGDSSTYATFLFNAFDTDHDGSVSFEDFVSGLSTILRGTIDDRLNWAFNLYDLNKDGCITREEMLDIMKSIYDMMGKYTYPAMREEAPREHVENFFQKMDRNKDGVVTIEEFLESCQKDENIMRSMQLFDSVI, encoded by the exons ATGGAGGCTGCTGAGGCATCCTGGGACCTGCAGGGGCTGCAAACGGTGGGCATCAtcttgctgctctgctccagcctcaaGATACTCCATGCTCTGGGCATCATCGACCTGACCAGGGGAG GCAACCCGCCAGTCCAAACTAAAAAAGCGCTGAAGCAGCGATTCCTCAaactgctgccctgctgccgGCCCAAATCCATCCCCTCGCTCAGTGAAA ACAGTGTTGAGGATGAGTTTGAGCTCTCCACCGTCTGCCACCGCcccgaggggctggagcagctccagcagcagaccAAGTTCACTCGCAAAGAGCTGCAGGTCCTGTACCGAGGCTTCAAAAAT GAGTGCCCAAGCGGCATTGTCAATGAAGAAAACTTCAAGCAGATCTATTCACAGTTCTTCCCTCAAGGAG ATTCCAGCACCTATGCCACCTTCCTCTTCAATGCCTTTGACACCGACCATGATGGCTCTGTCAGCTTTGAG GACTTTGTGTCTGGGCTGTCCACCATCCTGCGGGGCACCATTGATGATCGCCTGAACTGGGCCTTCAACCTCTATGACCTGAACAAAGATGGCTGCATCACCAGAGAG GAAATGCTGGACATCATGAAGTCCATCTACGACATGATGGGCAAATACACCTACCCGGCCATGCGGGAGGAAGCACCACGAGAGCACGTGGAGAACTTCTTCCAG AAAATGGACCGGAATAAGGACGGTGTGGTGACAATTGAGGAGTTCCTGGAGTCCTGCCAGAAG GATGAGAACATCATGCGATCCATGCAGCTCTTCGACAGCGTGATTTAG
- the KCNIP2 gene encoding Kv channel-interacting protein 2 isoform X2, producing the protein MRSKGRKESLSDSRDLDGSYDQLTGNPPVQTKKALKQRFLKLLPCCRPKSIPSLSESKCFFLPLCVFVPAVLLPALRPGPASPDSVEDEFELSTVCHRPEGLEQLQQQTKFTRKELQVLYRGFKNECPSGIVNEENFKQIYSQFFPQGDSSTYATFLFNAFDTDHDGSVSFEDFVSGLSTILRGTIDDRLNWAFNLYDLNKDGCITREEMLDIMKSIYDMMGKYTYPAMREEAPREHVENFFQKMDRNKDGVVTIEEFLESCQKDENIMRSMQLFDSVI; encoded by the exons GCAACCCGCCAGTCCAAACTAAAAAAGCGCTGAAGCAGCGATTCCTCAaactgctgccctgctgccgGCCCAAATCCATCCCCTCGCTCAGTGAAAGCAAGTGCTTCTTCTTgcctttgtgtgtgtttgtcccGGcggtgctgctgcctgctctccgccctggccctgcct CCCCTG ACAGTGTTGAGGATGAGTTTGAGCTCTCCACCGTCTGCCACCGCcccgaggggctggagcagctccagcagcagaccAAGTTCACTCGCAAAGAGCTGCAGGTCCTGTACCGAGGCTTCAAAAAT GAGTGCCCAAGCGGCATTGTCAATGAAGAAAACTTCAAGCAGATCTATTCACAGTTCTTCCCTCAAGGAG ATTCCAGCACCTATGCCACCTTCCTCTTCAATGCCTTTGACACCGACCATGATGGCTCTGTCAGCTTTGAG GACTTTGTGTCTGGGCTGTCCACCATCCTGCGGGGCACCATTGATGATCGCCTGAACTGGGCCTTCAACCTCTATGACCTGAACAAAGATGGCTGCATCACCAGAGAG GAAATGCTGGACATCATGAAGTCCATCTACGACATGATGGGCAAATACACCTACCCGGCCATGCGGGAGGAAGCACCACGAGAGCACGTGGAGAACTTCTTCCAG AAAATGGACCGGAATAAGGACGGTGTGGTGACAATTGAGGAGTTCCTGGAGTCCTGCCAGAAG GATGAGAACATCATGCGATCCATGCAGCTCTTCGACAGCGTGATTTAG
- the KCNIP2 gene encoding Kv channel-interacting protein 2 isoform X5, translating to MRSKGRKESLSDSRDLDGSYDQLTDSVEDEFELSTVCHRPEGLEQLQQQTKFTRKELQVLYRGFKNECPSGIVNEENFKQIYSQFFPQGGECTSPACPHTHGCSCGAEGHTAPPNAVCLPADSSTYATFLFNAFDTDHDGSVSFEDFVSGLSTILRGTIDDRLNWAFNLYDLNKDGCITREEMLDIMKSIYDMMGKYTYPAMREEAPREHVENFFQKMDRNKDGVVTIEEFLESCQKDENIMRSMQLFDSVI from the exons ACAGTGTTGAGGATGAGTTTGAGCTCTCCACCGTCTGCCACCGCcccgaggggctggagcagctccagcagcagaccAAGTTCACTCGCAAAGAGCTGCAGGTCCTGTACCGAGGCTTCAAAAAT GAGTGCCCAAGCGGCATTGTCAATGAAGAAAACTTCAAGCAGATCTATTCACAGTTCTTCCCTCAAGGAGGTGAGTGcacatccccagcctgtccccataCACATGGGTGcagctgtggggcagagggTCACACAGCACCCCCCAATGCTGTATGCCTCCCTGCAGATTCCAGCACCTATGCCACCTTCCTCTTCAATGCCTTTGACACCGACCATGATGGCTCTGTCAGCTTTGAG GACTTTGTGTCTGGGCTGTCCACCATCCTGCGGGGCACCATTGATGATCGCCTGAACTGGGCCTTCAACCTCTATGACCTGAACAAAGATGGCTGCATCACCAGAGAG GAAATGCTGGACATCATGAAGTCCATCTACGACATGATGGGCAAATACACCTACCCGGCCATGCGGGAGGAAGCACCACGAGAGCACGTGGAGAACTTCTTCCAG AAAATGGACCGGAATAAGGACGGTGTGGTGACAATTGAGGAGTTCCTGGAGTCCTGCCAGAAG GATGAGAACATCATGCGATCCATGCAGCTCTTCGACAGCGTGATTTAG
- the KCNIP2 gene encoding Kv channel-interacting protein 2 isoform X6, with protein MEAAEASWDLQGLQTVGIILLLCSSLKILHALGIIDLTRGVQTKKALKQRFLKLLPCCRPKSIPSLSENSVEDEFELSTVCHRPEGLEQLQQQTKFTRKELQVLYRGFKNECPSGIVNEENFKQIYSQFFPQGDSSTYATFLFNAFDTDHDGSVSFEDFVSGLSTILRGTIDDRLNWAFNLYDLNKDGCITREEMLDIMKSIYDMMGKYTYPAMREEAPREHVENFFQKMDRNKDGVVTIEEFLESCQKDENIMRSMQLFDSVI; from the exons ATGGAGGCTGCTGAGGCATCCTGGGACCTGCAGGGGCTGCAAACGGTGGGCATCAtcttgctgctctgctccagcctcaaGATACTCCATGCTCTGGGCATCATCGACCTGACCAGGGGAG TCCAAACTAAAAAAGCGCTGAAGCAGCGATTCCTCAaactgctgccctgctgccgGCCCAAATCCATCCCCTCGCTCAGTGAAA ACAGTGTTGAGGATGAGTTTGAGCTCTCCACCGTCTGCCACCGCcccgaggggctggagcagctccagcagcagaccAAGTTCACTCGCAAAGAGCTGCAGGTCCTGTACCGAGGCTTCAAAAAT GAGTGCCCAAGCGGCATTGTCAATGAAGAAAACTTCAAGCAGATCTATTCACAGTTCTTCCCTCAAGGAG ATTCCAGCACCTATGCCACCTTCCTCTTCAATGCCTTTGACACCGACCATGATGGCTCTGTCAGCTTTGAG GACTTTGTGTCTGGGCTGTCCACCATCCTGCGGGGCACCATTGATGATCGCCTGAACTGGGCCTTCAACCTCTATGACCTGAACAAAGATGGCTGCATCACCAGAGAG GAAATGCTGGACATCATGAAGTCCATCTACGACATGATGGGCAAATACACCTACCCGGCCATGCGGGAGGAAGCACCACGAGAGCACGTGGAGAACTTCTTCCAG AAAATGGACCGGAATAAGGACGGTGTGGTGACAATTGAGGAGTTCCTGGAGTCCTGCCAGAAG GATGAGAACATCATGCGATCCATGCAGCTCTTCGACAGCGTGATTTAG
- the KCNIP2 gene encoding Kv channel-interacting protein 2 isoform X9, with protein MEAAEASWDLQGLQTVGIILLLCSSLKILHALGIIDLTRGDSVEDEFELSTVCHRPEGLEQLQQQTKFTRKELQVLYRGFKNECPSGIVNEENFKQIYSQFFPQGDSSTYATFLFNAFDTDHDGSVSFEDFVSGLSTILRGTIDDRLNWAFNLYDLNKDGCITREEMLDIMKSIYDMMGKYTYPAMREEAPREHVENFFQKMDRNKDGVVTIEEFLESCQKDENIMRSMQLFDSVI; from the exons ATGGAGGCTGCTGAGGCATCCTGGGACCTGCAGGGGCTGCAAACGGTGGGCATCAtcttgctgctctgctccagcctcaaGATACTCCATGCTCTGGGCATCATCGACCTGACCAGGGGAG ACAGTGTTGAGGATGAGTTTGAGCTCTCCACCGTCTGCCACCGCcccgaggggctggagcagctccagcagcagaccAAGTTCACTCGCAAAGAGCTGCAGGTCCTGTACCGAGGCTTCAAAAAT GAGTGCCCAAGCGGCATTGTCAATGAAGAAAACTTCAAGCAGATCTATTCACAGTTCTTCCCTCAAGGAG ATTCCAGCACCTATGCCACCTTCCTCTTCAATGCCTTTGACACCGACCATGATGGCTCTGTCAGCTTTGAG GACTTTGTGTCTGGGCTGTCCACCATCCTGCGGGGCACCATTGATGATCGCCTGAACTGGGCCTTCAACCTCTATGACCTGAACAAAGATGGCTGCATCACCAGAGAG GAAATGCTGGACATCATGAAGTCCATCTACGACATGATGGGCAAATACACCTACCCGGCCATGCGGGAGGAAGCACCACGAGAGCACGTGGAGAACTTCTTCCAG AAAATGGACCGGAATAAGGACGGTGTGGTGACAATTGAGGAGTTCCTGGAGTCCTGCCAGAAG GATGAGAACATCATGCGATCCATGCAGCTCTTCGACAGCGTGATTTAG